A portion of the Zootoca vivipara chromosome 6, rZooViv1.1, whole genome shotgun sequence genome contains these proteins:
- the PLEKHM2 gene encoding pleckstrin homology domain-containing family M member 2 isoform X1, whose translation MEPPGQVKDRILENISLSVKKLQSYFAACEDETPAIRNHDKVLQRLCEHLDHALLYGLQDLPSGYWVLVVHFTRREAIEQIEVLEHVATNLGRSRAWLYLALNENSLESYLRLFQENLSLLHKYYVKNALVCSHHHLTLFLTLVSGLEFIRFDLDLDAPYLDLAPYMPDYYKPQYLLDFEDRLPSSVHGSDSLSLNSFNSVTSTNLEWDDSAIAPSSEDYDFGDVFPAVPSMPTTAWEDGDLTDTLSCSRSTASEVNNCRASAKSPTQQRYNPFNEKAEAVSSIETTPVHSASQEKADLTTTEGTDQSENCMELEVIRLAKKKKTGKKKKVKSEEVRQEDSSTTPNSSAAQARTQGAGEGDKSCTGARQQESGLEANPDVSSERSPALPQLGLCIPEMKDTSMERMGQSLSKVIDSLDDAGGWSCSLEPPDQSFRTVLPEEAPLEGPPSGSVSEGLSAPMDFYRFTVESPNAAAAGGGCHDAAGDGQPPHVPGGPQVAGEEEEGGGGEETAGPRIATDLQEVEEEVEAGSVKALGKLKGDRASPSLSSAEDSGVEEGQGSPSEAAHPSDFRVDNNHLLLLMIHVFRENEEQLFRMIRMSSGHMEGNLQLVYVLLTDCYVYLLRKGAAEKPYMVEEAVSYNELDYISVGLDQQTVTLVCTNRRKQFLLDTADVTLTEFFLVCLKSAMIKGCREPPYPSILTDATMEKLALAKFVAQESKREISDVVVRFYGLIHWEDPMDETLGPAPSDYMLAEHPITKEGVLSYKAGTNYLGKENWKTCYVVLSNGILYQYPDRADVTLLLSVTMGGEQCGGCRRSNGTDRPHSFQVILSDRPSLELSAESEEEMADWMQYLCQAVSKGVVPQGVVPAPCVPCCLVLTDQKLFTCHEDCQTSFFRSLATAELADVVSVSTEAGREYCILEFAQDRKQYLPSWVLYFSCIAELERFLLALDTVWKSTYQVDLLHKPIEDASTRKKCEDAVSLIHSAWQRSDSLCRGRASRDPWC comes from the exons GCTGCAAGATCTCCCTTCGGGCTACTGGGTCCTGGTGGTCCATTTCACTCGCCGAGAAGCCATTGAGCAGATCGAGGTCCTGGAGCACGTGGCCACTAACTTGGGGCGCA GCCGAGCATGGCTGTACCTGGCCCTCAACGAGAACTCTCTGGAGAGCTACCTGCGCCTCTTCCAGGAGAACCTGAGTCTGCTGCACAAGTACTATGTCAA GAACGCTCTTGTCTGCAGCCACCATCATTTGACCCTCTTCCTCACGCTAGTCTCTGGTTTGGAGTTCATCCGCTTTGACTTGGACCTG GATGCCCCTTACCTGGACCTGGCGCCCTACATGCCGGATTACTACAAGCCTCAGTACCTGCTGGACTTTGAGGACCGCCTGCCCAGCTCAGTCCATGGCTCAGACAGCCTCTCCCTCAACTCCTTCAATTCCGTCACCTCCACCAACCTGGAATGGGACGACAGTGCCATCGCCCCCTCCAGCGAGG ATTATGATTTTGGAGATGTGTTCCCTGCAGTGCCGTCCATGCCCACCACAGCCTGGGAAG ACGGAGACCTAACAGACACCCTTAGCTGCTCGCGCTCCACAGCCTCCGAGGTGAACAACTGCCGAGCGTCGGCCAAGAGCCCAACTCAGCAGCGCTACAACCCTTTCAACGAGAAGGCGGAGGCAGTGTCCTCCATTGAGACCACCCCAGTCCACTCTGCCTCCCAAGAGAAGGCAGACCTCACAACGACAGAGGGCACAGACCAGTCGGAGAACTGCATGGAGCTGGAGGTCATAAG GTtagctaaaaagaagaagacaggcaAGAAGAAAAAGGTCAAGTCCGAAGAGGTCAGACAAGAGGACTCCAGCACCACTCCCAACTCTTCTGCGGCCCAGGCCAGAACTCAAGGGGCAGGTGAGGGAGACAAGTCGTGCACCGGAGCCAGGCAGCAGGAATCTGGCCTGGAAGCCAACCCAGATGTCAGCAGCGAGAGGAGCCCCGCCCTTCCCCAGCTGGGTCTGTGCATCCCCGAGATGAAGGACACCTCCATGGAGAGGATGGGGCAGTCTCTGAGCAAGGTGATTGACTCCCTGGACGATGCCGGTGGGTGGAGCTGCTCCCTCGAGCCCCCGGACCAGTCCTTTCGGACCGTCCTGCCAGAGGAGGCCCCCTTGGAGGGGCCACCCTCTGGCAGCGTTAGTGAGGGGCTTTCAGCCCCCATGGATTTCTACCGCTTTACCGTCGAGAGTCCAAACGCTGCTGCAGCAGGTGGTGGCTGCCATGACGCTGCAGGGGATGGTCAACCGCCACATGTTCCTGGTGGCCCTCAAGTtgctggagaagaggaagaaggaggaggaggagaagagacgGCTGGGCCACGCATAGCAACGGACttgcaggaggtggaggaggaggttgaGGCAGGGAGTGTGAAGGCCCTTGGTAAGCTAAAGGGAGACAGGGCCAGCCCCTCTCTGAGCAGCGCCGAGGACTCTGGCGTGGAAGAAGGCCAGGGGAGCCCTTCTGAGGCAGCCCACCCTTCCGACTTCAG gGTAGACAACAACCACTTGTTGCTTCTGATGATCCATGTCTTCCGGGAGAATGAGGAGCAGCTGTTCCGG atgATCCGCATGAGCTCTGGGCACATGGAGGGCAACCTTCAGCTCGTCTACGTGCTGCTGACCGACTGCTACGTCTACCTCCTCCGCAAAG GAGCCGCTGAGAAGCCCTACATGGTGGAGGAAGCAGTTTCCTACAATGAGCTGGACTACATCTCA GTGGGCCTGGACCAGCAGACAGTGACCTTGGTCTGCACCAACCGCAGGAAGCAGTTCCTTCTGGACACAGCTGATGTCACCCTGACCGA gttTTTCCTGGTTTGCCTCAAGTCAGCCATGATCAAAGGATGCCGAGAGCCGCCCTATCCCAGCATCCTGACGGACGCCACCATGGAGAAGCTGGCGCTGGCCAAGTTTGTGGCTCAGGAATCCAAGCGGGAG ATCTCTGATGTGGTGGTCCGCTTCTACGGCCTGATCCACTGGGAAGACCCCATGGACGAGACTCTGGGGCCAGCCCCCTCGGACTACATGCTAGCCGAGCATCCCATCACAAAAGAAGGTGTCCTGAGCTACAAGGCAGGCACCAACTACCTGGGCAAGGAGAACTGGAAGACCTGCTACGTGGTGCTCAG CAACGGCATCTTGTACCAATACCCAGACCGTGCGGATGTCACCCTTCTTCTCTCCGTGACCATGGG CGGGGAGCAGTGTGGAGGGTGCCGGAGGTCGAACGGGACGGACCGCCCCCACTCCTTCCAGGTGATCCTGAGTGACCGGCCCTCCCTAGAGCTGAGCGCTGAGAGCGAGGAGGAGATGGCTGACTGGATGCAGTACCTGTGCCAGGCGGTCTCCAAAGGG gtcgTCCCCCAGGGTGTGGTTCCTGCCCCCTGCGTCCCTTGCTGCCTGGTGCTGACGGATCAGAAACTCTTCACCTGCCACGAGGACTGCCAGACCAGCTTCTTTCGCTcgctggccactgctgagttggCGGACGTGGTCTCTGTCTCCACAGAGGCTGGCCGGGAATACTGTATCTTG gAATTTGCCCAGGACCGCAAGCAGTACCTGCCCTCCTGGGTGCTCTATTTTAGCTGCATAGCAGAACTGGAGAGGTTCCTCCTGGCATTGGACACGGTGTGGAAAAGCACCTACCAG GTGGACCTCCTGCACAAGCCAATCGAGGACGCCTCCACCCGGAAGAAGTGCGAGGATGCCGTGAGCTTGATCCACAGCGCCTGGCAGCGGAGCGACAGCCTTTGCCGCGGGAGGGCTTCCCGGGACCCCTGGTGTTAG
- the PLEKHM2 gene encoding pleckstrin homology domain-containing family M member 2 isoform X2 — MEPPGQVKDRILENISLSVKKLQSYFAACEDETPAIRNHDKVLQRLCEHLDHALLYGLQDLPSGYWVLVVHFTRREAIEQIEVLEHVATNLGRSRAWLYLALNENSLESYLRLFQENLSLLHKYYVKNALVCSHHHLTLFLTLVSGLEFIRFDLDLDAPYLDLAPYMPDYYKPQYLLDFEDRLPSSVHGSDSLSLNSFNSVTSTNLEWDDSAIAPSSEDGDLTDTLSCSRSTASEVNNCRASAKSPTQQRYNPFNEKAEAVSSIETTPVHSASQEKADLTTTEGTDQSENCMELEVIRLAKKKKTGKKKKVKSEEVRQEDSSTTPNSSAAQARTQGAGEGDKSCTGARQQESGLEANPDVSSERSPALPQLGLCIPEMKDTSMERMGQSLSKVIDSLDDAGGWSCSLEPPDQSFRTVLPEEAPLEGPPSGSVSEGLSAPMDFYRFTVESPNAAAAGGGCHDAAGDGQPPHVPGGPQVAGEEEEGGGGEETAGPRIATDLQEVEEEVEAGSVKALGKLKGDRASPSLSSAEDSGVEEGQGSPSEAAHPSDFRVDNNHLLLLMIHVFRENEEQLFRMIRMSSGHMEGNLQLVYVLLTDCYVYLLRKGAAEKPYMVEEAVSYNELDYISVGLDQQTVTLVCTNRRKQFLLDTADVTLTEFFLVCLKSAMIKGCREPPYPSILTDATMEKLALAKFVAQESKREISDVVVRFYGLIHWEDPMDETLGPAPSDYMLAEHPITKEGVLSYKAGTNYLGKENWKTCYVVLSNGILYQYPDRADVTLLLSVTMGGEQCGGCRRSNGTDRPHSFQVILSDRPSLELSAESEEEMADWMQYLCQAVSKGVVPQGVVPAPCVPCCLVLTDQKLFTCHEDCQTSFFRSLATAELADVVSVSTEAGREYCILEFAQDRKQYLPSWVLYFSCIAELERFLLALDTVWKSTYQVDLLHKPIEDASTRKKCEDAVSLIHSAWQRSDSLCRGRASRDPWC, encoded by the exons GCTGCAAGATCTCCCTTCGGGCTACTGGGTCCTGGTGGTCCATTTCACTCGCCGAGAAGCCATTGAGCAGATCGAGGTCCTGGAGCACGTGGCCACTAACTTGGGGCGCA GCCGAGCATGGCTGTACCTGGCCCTCAACGAGAACTCTCTGGAGAGCTACCTGCGCCTCTTCCAGGAGAACCTGAGTCTGCTGCACAAGTACTATGTCAA GAACGCTCTTGTCTGCAGCCACCATCATTTGACCCTCTTCCTCACGCTAGTCTCTGGTTTGGAGTTCATCCGCTTTGACTTGGACCTG GATGCCCCTTACCTGGACCTGGCGCCCTACATGCCGGATTACTACAAGCCTCAGTACCTGCTGGACTTTGAGGACCGCCTGCCCAGCTCAGTCCATGGCTCAGACAGCCTCTCCCTCAACTCCTTCAATTCCGTCACCTCCACCAACCTGGAATGGGACGACAGTGCCATCGCCCCCTCCAGCGAGG ACGGAGACCTAACAGACACCCTTAGCTGCTCGCGCTCCACAGCCTCCGAGGTGAACAACTGCCGAGCGTCGGCCAAGAGCCCAACTCAGCAGCGCTACAACCCTTTCAACGAGAAGGCGGAGGCAGTGTCCTCCATTGAGACCACCCCAGTCCACTCTGCCTCCCAAGAGAAGGCAGACCTCACAACGACAGAGGGCACAGACCAGTCGGAGAACTGCATGGAGCTGGAGGTCATAAG GTtagctaaaaagaagaagacaggcaAGAAGAAAAAGGTCAAGTCCGAAGAGGTCAGACAAGAGGACTCCAGCACCACTCCCAACTCTTCTGCGGCCCAGGCCAGAACTCAAGGGGCAGGTGAGGGAGACAAGTCGTGCACCGGAGCCAGGCAGCAGGAATCTGGCCTGGAAGCCAACCCAGATGTCAGCAGCGAGAGGAGCCCCGCCCTTCCCCAGCTGGGTCTGTGCATCCCCGAGATGAAGGACACCTCCATGGAGAGGATGGGGCAGTCTCTGAGCAAGGTGATTGACTCCCTGGACGATGCCGGTGGGTGGAGCTGCTCCCTCGAGCCCCCGGACCAGTCCTTTCGGACCGTCCTGCCAGAGGAGGCCCCCTTGGAGGGGCCACCCTCTGGCAGCGTTAGTGAGGGGCTTTCAGCCCCCATGGATTTCTACCGCTTTACCGTCGAGAGTCCAAACGCTGCTGCAGCAGGTGGTGGCTGCCATGACGCTGCAGGGGATGGTCAACCGCCACATGTTCCTGGTGGCCCTCAAGTtgctggagaagaggaagaaggaggaggaggagaagagacgGCTGGGCCACGCATAGCAACGGACttgcaggaggtggaggaggaggttgaGGCAGGGAGTGTGAAGGCCCTTGGTAAGCTAAAGGGAGACAGGGCCAGCCCCTCTCTGAGCAGCGCCGAGGACTCTGGCGTGGAAGAAGGCCAGGGGAGCCCTTCTGAGGCAGCCCACCCTTCCGACTTCAG gGTAGACAACAACCACTTGTTGCTTCTGATGATCCATGTCTTCCGGGAGAATGAGGAGCAGCTGTTCCGG atgATCCGCATGAGCTCTGGGCACATGGAGGGCAACCTTCAGCTCGTCTACGTGCTGCTGACCGACTGCTACGTCTACCTCCTCCGCAAAG GAGCCGCTGAGAAGCCCTACATGGTGGAGGAAGCAGTTTCCTACAATGAGCTGGACTACATCTCA GTGGGCCTGGACCAGCAGACAGTGACCTTGGTCTGCACCAACCGCAGGAAGCAGTTCCTTCTGGACACAGCTGATGTCACCCTGACCGA gttTTTCCTGGTTTGCCTCAAGTCAGCCATGATCAAAGGATGCCGAGAGCCGCCCTATCCCAGCATCCTGACGGACGCCACCATGGAGAAGCTGGCGCTGGCCAAGTTTGTGGCTCAGGAATCCAAGCGGGAG ATCTCTGATGTGGTGGTCCGCTTCTACGGCCTGATCCACTGGGAAGACCCCATGGACGAGACTCTGGGGCCAGCCCCCTCGGACTACATGCTAGCCGAGCATCCCATCACAAAAGAAGGTGTCCTGAGCTACAAGGCAGGCACCAACTACCTGGGCAAGGAGAACTGGAAGACCTGCTACGTGGTGCTCAG CAACGGCATCTTGTACCAATACCCAGACCGTGCGGATGTCACCCTTCTTCTCTCCGTGACCATGGG CGGGGAGCAGTGTGGAGGGTGCCGGAGGTCGAACGGGACGGACCGCCCCCACTCCTTCCAGGTGATCCTGAGTGACCGGCCCTCCCTAGAGCTGAGCGCTGAGAGCGAGGAGGAGATGGCTGACTGGATGCAGTACCTGTGCCAGGCGGTCTCCAAAGGG gtcgTCCCCCAGGGTGTGGTTCCTGCCCCCTGCGTCCCTTGCTGCCTGGTGCTGACGGATCAGAAACTCTTCACCTGCCACGAGGACTGCCAGACCAGCTTCTTTCGCTcgctggccactgctgagttggCGGACGTGGTCTCTGTCTCCACAGAGGCTGGCCGGGAATACTGTATCTTG gAATTTGCCCAGGACCGCAAGCAGTACCTGCCCTCCTGGGTGCTCTATTTTAGCTGCATAGCAGAACTGGAGAGGTTCCTCCTGGCATTGGACACGGTGTGGAAAAGCACCTACCAG GTGGACCTCCTGCACAAGCCAATCGAGGACGCCTCCACCCGGAAGAAGTGCGAGGATGCCGTGAGCTTGATCCACAGCGCCTGGCAGCGGAGCGACAGCCTTTGCCGCGGGAGGGCTTCCCGGGACCCCTGGTGTTAG